One Comamonas endophytica DNA window includes the following coding sequences:
- the epsC gene encoding serine O-acetyltransferase EpsC: MANFEVGEIVRALRGAREEWRDLQKRSREPGEREFPSRDAVERVVEGLKGALFPMRLGPTNLRHESEDFYVGHTLDAALQELLGQARLELNFNARHAARPAQEIEVQAIEAVRRFANALPELRRLLDTDVLAAYQGDPAARSVDEVLLCYPGVLAMIHHRLAHVLYGLELPLLARIVAELSHAQTGIDIHPGAKIGASFFIDHGTGVVIGETAVIGNHVRLYQAVTLGAKRFPTDSEGQLKKGLPRHPVVEDDVVIYAGATILGRVTLGRGATIGGNVWITDDVAPGASVTQASLQKAPRGGAAPD; the protein is encoded by the coding sequence ATGGCGAATTTCGAAGTTGGCGAGATCGTGCGCGCGCTGCGCGGCGCGCGCGAGGAATGGCGCGACCTGCAAAAACGCTCGCGTGAGCCGGGTGAACGCGAGTTTCCGTCGCGCGATGCCGTGGAGCGTGTGGTCGAAGGGCTCAAGGGCGCGTTGTTCCCGATGCGCCTGGGCCCGACCAACCTGCGCCACGAGAGCGAGGATTTCTACGTGGGCCACACGCTCGATGCCGCGCTGCAGGAACTGCTGGGCCAGGCCCGGCTGGAGCTGAACTTCAACGCGCGGCATGCGGCGCGCCCGGCGCAGGAGATCGAGGTCCAGGCCATCGAGGCGGTGCGCCGGTTTGCCAATGCGCTGCCCGAATTGCGGCGCCTGCTCGACACCGATGTGCTCGCGGCCTACCAGGGCGATCCGGCCGCGCGCAGTGTGGACGAAGTACTGCTGTGCTATCCCGGCGTGCTGGCGATGATCCACCACCGCCTGGCGCATGTGCTCTACGGGCTGGAGCTGCCGCTGTTGGCGCGCATCGTCGCCGAGCTGTCGCATGCGCAGACCGGCATCGACATCCATCCCGGCGCGAAGATCGGCGCCAGCTTCTTCATCGACCACGGCACGGGTGTCGTCATCGGCGAGACCGCCGTCATCGGCAACCATGTGCGCCTCTACCAGGCCGTGACGCTGGGCGCCAAGCGCTTTCCAACCGACAGCGAGGGCCAGCTGAAGAAGGGCTTGCCGCGCCACCCGGTGGTGGAAGACGATGTGGTGATCTACGCCGGCGCCACGATCCTGGGCCGCGTGACGCTGGGCCGGGGTGCGACCATTGGCGGCAATGTCTGGATCACGGATGATGTGGCGCCGGGGGCCAGTGTGACGCAGGCCAGCCTGCAGAAGGCGCCCAGGGGAGGGGCTGCGCCCGATTGA